A window from Patescibacteria group bacterium encodes these proteins:
- the cysS gene encoding cysteine--tRNA ligase: protein MDIHLYNTLTRSKELFHPLAEREVFMYHCGPTVYDYAHIGNLRAYIFADVLRKMFVFNKYVVKQVINITDVGHLTSDEDEGEDKLEAGARREGKTAKEIAAYYTDAFLADLSLLNIDTTGTLFPKASEHIAEQIELIKTLEKKGAVYTTSDGVYFDTSTYEHYGQLARLNIAGLKEGARVLKNPEKRNSTDFALWKFSKPEEKRQQEWDSPWGVGFPGWHLECSAMSMKYLGVHFDIHTGGIDHIPVHHTNEIAQSETATGERFVNYWMHTGFVNILGEKMAKSGGNFITLKTLKEKGYSPFGYRYWLLTADYKKTINFTWEAQSGAQTALGKLYALFVEYGKEIGRADKDYAEKFHSFINSDLDTPRAIALLWELVKDITLSPADKKATIVLFDEVLGLNIANQKPDEIPEEIIKLAREREQYRKDANWQKSDELRTQIESLGYEIKDTDTGARIYKGY from the coding sequence ATGGACATACACCTATACAATACGCTCACGCGTTCAAAAGAATTGTTCCACCCGCTTGCCGAGAGGGAGGTTTTTATGTACCACTGCGGGCCGACGGTATACGACTATGCGCATATCGGCAATTTGCGCGCCTATATATTTGCCGATGTATTGCGCAAAATGTTCGTATTCAATAAGTATGTCGTAAAGCAGGTCATCAATATCACGGACGTCGGGCATTTGACCTCTGACGAGGACGAGGGTGAGGACAAGCTGGAAGCGGGAGCGCGGCGCGAAGGAAAAACCGCGAAAGAAATCGCCGCATATTATACGGACGCTTTTTTGGCTGACCTCTCTTTGCTCAATATAGACACCACGGGGACTTTATTCCCCAAAGCGAGCGAACATATTGCCGAACAAATTGAACTCATCAAAACATTGGAGAAGAAAGGCGCTGTCTATACGACATCCGACGGTGTCTATTTTGACACTTCAACATACGAACACTACGGGCAGTTGGCGCGTCTCAATATTGCGGGACTCAAAGAAGGAGCACGCGTTTTGAAGAATCCGGAAAAAAGAAACAGCACCGACTTCGCTCTTTGGAAATTTTCAAAGCCGGAAGAAAAACGTCAGCAGGAATGGGACTCTCCGTGGGGTGTCGGTTTTCCGGGTTGGCATTTGGAATGCAGCGCGATGTCAATGAAATATCTCGGTGTGCATTTTGATATTCATACGGGCGGAATTGATCATATTCCCGTGCATCACACGAATGAGATCGCGCAGTCGGAGACGGCCACGGGAGAGAGATTTGTGAATTATTGGATGCACACTGGGTTTGTGAATATTCTAGGCGAGAAAATGGCAAAATCAGGGGGCAATTTCATTACTCTGAAAACGCTGAAAGAAAAGGGATATTCCCCTTTCGGCTATCGTTACTGGCTCCTCACTGCCGATTACAAAAAAACAATTAACTTCACCTGGGAGGCGCAGAGCGGCGCGCAAACCGCACTAGGGAAACTCTACGCATTGTTTGTGGAATACGGAAAAGAAATCGGGCGCGCTGATAAAGATTACGCGGAGAAATTTCACTCATTCATCAATAGCGACTTAGATACGCCGAGAGCGATAGCGCTCCTGTGGGAACTGGTTAAAGATATCACTCTCTCCCCCGCCGACAAAAAAGCAACAATTGTTTTGTTTGACGAAGTACTCGGTCTCAATATCGCAAATCAGAAACCCGATGAGATTCCCGAAGAAATAATTAAACTTGCACGAGAGCGCGAACAATATCGCAAAGATGCGAACTGGCAAAAGTCCGACGAATTGCGCACACAGATAGAATCGTTGGGATATGAAATAAAAGATACGGACACGGGGGCGAGAATATATAAAGGGTATTAA
- the dnaB gene encoding replicative DNA helicase — protein sequence MAQKQNTNMRIPPQNLESEKALLGSLMLKPDGMNESIDIITPDSFYAEKHRYIFQSMLELFSRSEPIDLLSLSSKLQEKKKLDQIGGSTYLTELVNAVPSASNLKHYAEIVQKKAVMRSLIDVSGRISELGYKEDSHIEELLDEAERQIFAVTNAPIGQRFVSIRETLGEAWDRLESLHHKKDQLRGIPTGFKALDDHIAGLQKSDLIILAARPSMGKTALALDIARQAATQHNIPVGIFSLEMSSQQLVDRMLAAESHVDAWKLRTGKLTTDEEFSKIRDSLDKLAKAPIFIDDKPSNTVLGMRSTARRLKSEHGLGLIIVDYLQLMQTSKNYDSMVNQVTEISRSLKALARELEVPVLALSQLSRAVESRGGKPRLSDLRDSGSIEQDADMVLFIHREDKYKEDSDKPNIAEILIEKHRNGPTGKIELYFDAKKTTFLNIEKSQYAGTSEDFEAF from the coding sequence ATGGCGCAAAAACAAAACACCAACATGCGCATTCCGCCGCAGAATCTTGAATCAGAAAAGGCACTCTTGGGCTCTCTCATGCTCAAACCGGATGGGATGAATGAATCAATTGATATCATTACGCCGGATTCATTTTACGCCGAAAAGCATCGCTACATCTTCCAGTCAATGCTTGAACTTTTTTCAAGAAGCGAACCCATTGATCTTCTTTCTCTTTCCAGCAAACTGCAAGAAAAAAAGAAACTGGACCAGATCGGCGGAAGCACCTATCTGACAGAGCTGGTAAACGCCGTACCCTCGGCGTCCAATTTAAAACATTACGCCGAGATCGTGCAAAAAAAGGCAGTCATGCGAAGCCTTATTGATGTCTCCGGCCGCATATCAGAACTTGGCTATAAAGAAGACTCGCACATTGAAGAGCTCTTGGACGAAGCGGAAAGACAGATCTTTGCCGTTACGAATGCACCCATTGGACAGAGGTTCGTAAGTATCCGCGAAACGCTTGGGGAGGCGTGGGATCGTCTTGAGTCCCTCCACCATAAAAAGGACCAGCTTCGCGGCATTCCTACGGGATTCAAAGCTCTTGATGATCATATCGCGGGTCTCCAAAAATCAGACCTCATCATCTTGGCGGCGCGCCCTTCCATGGGTAAGACGGCGCTTGCGCTTGATATTGCCAGACAAGCCGCCACACAACACAATATCCCCGTCGGCATTTTTTCTCTTGAGATGAGTTCTCAACAGCTGGTAGACCGTATGCTTGCCGCCGAATCGCACGTGGATGCATGGAAACTGCGCACCGGCAAACTCACCACCGATGAGGAATTCTCAAAAATCAGAGACTCTCTGGACAAGCTTGCAAAAGCGCCTATTTTCATTGATGACAAGCCCTCCAACACCGTCTTGGGGATGCGCTCCACGGCACGACGCCTGAAAAGCGAGCACGGCTTGGGACTTATTATCGTAGACTACCTCCAGCTTATGCAGACATCCAAAAACTATGATTCTATGGTGAATCAAGTGACGGAAATATCCCGATCCTTGAAAGCACTCGCTCGAGAGCTTGAGGTGCCGGTGTTGGCGCTTTCTCAGCTCTCACGCGCGGTTGAATCCCGCGGCGGCAAACCCAGACTCTCCGACCTGCGCGATTCCGGCTCTATTGAACAAGACGCGGACATGGTGCTCTTTATTCACCGCGAGGATAAATATAAAGAAGATTCCGACAAGCCGAATATCGCCGAGATTCTTATTGAGAAACACAGAAATGGTCCTACGGGAAAAATTGAACTCTATTTTGATGCTAAAAAAACAACGTTTCTTAATATTGAGAAGAGCCAATACGCCGGCACCAGCGAAGACTTTGAGGCATTCTAA
- a CDS encoding magnesium transporter CorA family protein yields MISRYKYKKITWIDLESPTQEEVRALMKEFGIHPLVAEELRSPTLRPKVDLYDNFIYLILHFPAFQHTHGHDPEQEVDFVIGKDFIITTHYTMIDTLHEFSKVFEVNSIIDKSHIGNHAGFVFFYIAKELYKSLAQELEYVNAALEKVEEDIFKGKERAMVEKISKINRNLLNFKQSIRLHQDVLSSLEMVGSRFFGEKFSYYLSAISGEYFKIASHLEGNRETVLELRNTNDSLLSTKQNEVMKILTIMAFVTFPLSLIAAIFGMNTVYIPIIGTPGDFWIVMGIMGFATFLMFLYFKRKKWI; encoded by the coding sequence ATGATCTCCCGATACAAATACAAAAAAATCACGTGGATAGACCTTGAGTCTCCGACACAAGAAGAAGTGCGCGCTCTTATGAAAGAGTTTGGCATTCATCCTCTGGTGGCTGAAGAACTTCGCTCCCCTACACTGCGCCCCAAGGTGGACCTCTACGACAACTTTATCTATTTGATACTTCACTTCCCCGCATTCCAGCATACGCATGGACACGATCCGGAACAGGAAGTGGACTTCGTTATCGGGAAAGATTTTATCATCACTACGCACTACACGATGATAGACACCTTGCACGAATTTTCCAAAGTGTTTGAGGTGAATTCAATCATTGATAAAAGTCACATCGGCAATCATGCGGGGTTTGTATTTTTCTATATCGCCAAAGAGTTGTATAAATCTCTCGCGCAAGAACTTGAATACGTGAATGCCGCGCTAGAGAAGGTGGAAGAAGATATCTTTAAAGGAAAAGAAAGAGCCATGGTGGAAAAAATATCCAAGATCAATAGAAATCTTCTTAATTTCAAACAGTCCATACGTCTCCATCAGGACGTGCTCTCCTCCCTTGAGATGGTAGGAAGCAGATTTTTTGGAGAAAAATTCTCGTATTACCTCAGCGCCATTTCCGGCGAATATTTCAAGATCGCAAGCCACCTTGAAGGCAACAGAGAAACCGTTCTTGAGTTGCGCAACACCAATGACTCGCTCCTCTCCACGAAACAAAACGAGGTCATGAAGATCCTGACGATCATGGCATTTGTCACCTTCCCTCTTTCTTTGATTGCGGCGATCTTCGGCATGAATACCGTTTATATTCCCATTATCGGTACACCGGGAGATTTCTGGATCGTGATGGGAATCATGGGATTTGCAACATTTCTTATGTTCCTGTACTTTAAGCGCAAGAAGTGGATCTAG
- the rplI gene encoding 50S ribosomal protein L9, translating to MKVILLHDIPKVGKKYDVKEISSGHVRNFLLPKGLVQIATDNTLKVVEERKKISDAGRKIHEDLLIKNIGSLKGTAVTMRAKANEKGHLFAGIHKEEIVPEIKKQLRLDIEPNHIELPDPIKELGETEIAVSAHGRSATFKLVVEKEE from the coding sequence ATGAAAGTTATACTGCTCCACGATATTCCAAAAGTTGGAAAGAAATATGATGTGAAAGAGATTTCTAGCGGACATGTGAGGAATTTTCTTTTGCCAAAAGGATTGGTGCAAATCGCCACCGATAACACGCTTAAGGTTGTGGAAGAGAGGAAAAAGATATCTGACGCCGGACGTAAAATTCATGAGGATCTTTTGATAAAAAATATTGGAAGTCTCAAGGGAACAGCGGTCACCATGCGTGCAAAAGCAAACGAAAAAGGTCACCTTTTCGCAGGAATACACAAAGAGGAGATCGTTCCTGAAATAAAAAAACAGCTCCGCTTGGATATTGAGCCCAACCACATTGAGCTTCCGGACCCCATAAAAGAACTGGGTGAAACAGAAATCGCGGTTTCAGCTCATGGGCGAAGTGCTACATTTAAACTGGTAGTGGAAAAAGAAGAGTAA
- the rpmA gene encoding 50S ribosomal protein L27 — translation MASKKAGGTAKNLRDSNPKYLGTKLYAGQSAVPGSIIIRQRGTVILAGKNVKVGRDHTLFALKGGTVEFTTKRKTGFNGKTIKKKVVNV, via the coding sequence ATGGCAAGTAAAAAGGCTGGAGGAACAGCGAAAAATTTAAGAGATTCAAATCCAAAATATCTCGGAACAAAGCTATATGCCGGACAATCCGCCGTGCCCGGTTCAATTATTATACGTCAAAGAGGAACCGTCATTCTTGCCGGCAAAAACGTAAAGGTCGGAAGGGACCATACGCTCTTTGCGCTTAAGGGAGGAACTGTTGAATTCACTACCAAAAGAAAAACGGGTTTTAACGGAAAAACCATAAAAAAGAAAGTAGTAAACGT
- a CDS encoding S41 family peptidase, with protein sequence MSSLYKKIIVVVLLIVTLSGSFLFGVFMGYERRPEVAKVTSLFDKENALAPAVDFGPFWKVWNLINEKYVSSDGPTDQEKVWGAISGLVGSLDDPYSVFLPPEEAAIFQSDISGEFQGVGMEIGVRDNIPTVIAPLKNTPAERAGILPGDKIIKIDDTVSVDLGIDEAVRLIRGTKGTTVILTILREGEGEPLEIKIVRDIIEIPTIDTETRTPAGGVAKEDAANENGNPEDIYVLRLYNFSANSPFLFRESLRQFAVSGKHKLILDLRGNPGGYLEAAVDMASWFLPVGKVIVREDFGEAAEERVYRSKGYDIFGPDLKMVVLVNGGSASASEILAGALSEHGVATLVGTKTFGKGSVQELIGVTDDTALKVTVARWLTPLGISISEKGIIPDVEVEITKEDIVAEKDPQMQKAIEILAR encoded by the coding sequence ATGTCGTCTCTGTATAAGAAAATCATCGTAGTCGTTCTTTTGATTGTGACGCTTTCCGGCAGTTTCCTTTTTGGCGTATTCATGGGGTACGAGAGAAGACCTGAAGTGGCGAAAGTGACTTCGTTGTTTGATAAAGAGAACGCTTTAGCCCCCGCCGTTGACTTCGGGCCATTCTGGAAAGTGTGGAATCTCATCAATGAGAAATATGTTTCCTCTGACGGTCCGACTGACCAAGAAAAAGTATGGGGCGCCATTTCGGGATTGGTAGGATCACTGGATGATCCGTATTCGGTATTTCTCCCTCCCGAAGAAGCTGCGATCTTTCAGAGCGACATCAGCGGAGAATTCCAGGGCGTCGGGATGGAGATCGGCGTACGGGATAATATACCCACCGTTATCGCGCCCCTCAAAAATACTCCCGCCGAGCGAGCAGGCATTTTGCCGGGCGATAAGATCATTAAAATAGACGATACCGTGAGCGTTGATCTCGGTATTGACGAGGCGGTACGCCTTATCAGGGGAACGAAAGGAACAACCGTAATACTCACCATTTTGCGAGAAGGCGAAGGAGAACCGCTTGAGATAAAGATTGTTCGCGATATCATTGAAATCCCCACTATTGATACCGAAACGCGAACGCCTGCAGGAGGTGTTGCCAAAGAAGATGCGGCAAACGAAAATGGCAACCCTGAAGATATTTATGTTTTACGCCTCTATAACTTCTCGGCGAATTCGCCATTCTTGTTCAGGGAATCATTACGACAATTTGCCGTCTCGGGAAAGCACAAGTTGATTTTGGATCTTCGCGGTAATCCGGGCGGTTATCTGGAAGCCGCCGTGGACATGGCAAGCTGGTTTCTCCCGGTCGGGAAAGTGATCGTTCGAGAAGACTTTGGGGAAGCGGCCGAAGAAAGAGTTTACAGGAGCAAGGGATATGATATATTTGGTCCTGACCTTAAGATGGTGGTACTGGTCAACGGGGGCTCTGCTTCGGCCTCAGAGATCTTGGCAGGCGCGCTCTCAGAACATGGCGTAGCAACCCTCGTCGGCACCAAGACGTTCGGCAAGGGATCTGTCCAGGAACTCATCGGCGTCACGGATGACACCGCCTTAAAGGTCACCGTGGCCAGATGGTTGACCCCACTAGGCATCTCTATCTCAGAGAAGGGAATCATCCCGGACGTGGAGGTGGAGATCACTAAAGAAGACATCGTTGCCGAGAAAGATCCGCAGATGCAAAAAGCGATTGAAATTCTTGCGCGCTAA
- a CDS encoding toprim domain-containing protein, translated as MNSIEKLTELFRKFPGIGLRQARRFVYFLLTQDSESLQELSRLIANLKKEISQCEFCYRHFTGGEKQRLCDICADPNTDISILMVVEKDVDLENVKKTNVYHGRFFVLGGSLPILVAEPAKKIRAKELIDAVSRGVKIGLKEVIVALSVNPEGENATQYVKKILEPFTQKAGLKVTTLGRGFSTGTEVEYSDTDTLESALKNRN; from the coding sequence ATGAATTCAATTGAAAAACTTACCGAGCTGTTTAGAAAATTTCCCGGCATAGGGTTGCGGCAAGCAAGACGCTTTGTCTATTTTTTGCTCACGCAAGACAGTGAATCCCTGCAAGAGCTTTCGCGCCTTATCGCGAATCTGAAAAAAGAAATTTCCCAATGCGAGTTTTGTTATCGCCACTTCACGGGTGGCGAAAAACAGCGCCTCTGCGATATCTGTGCCGACCCAAACACCGACATCTCAATACTTATGGTGGTTGAAAAGGACGTTGATCTTGAGAACGTCAAAAAAACGAATGTCTACCACGGCAGGTTTTTCGTACTGGGCGGCTCGCTCCCCATTCTAGTGGCTGAACCCGCAAAAAAGATTCGCGCAAAAGAGCTTATTGACGCAGTGTCTCGAGGAGTAAAGATCGGTCTCAAAGAAGTGATCGTGGCTCTTTCCGTTAATCCGGAAGGAGAAAACGCGACTCAATATGTAAAAAAGATATTGGAGCCATTCACGCAAAAGGCAGGATTGAAAGTCACCACGCTTGGCCGCGGCTTCTCCACCGGAACCGAAGTTGAATATTCCGACACTGACACCCTTGAAAGCGCTCTCAAGAACAGAAATTAA